A region from the Pontixanthobacter aestiaquae genome encodes:
- a CDS encoding polyhydroxyalkanoic acid system family protein: protein MRVAIPHDLPQAEVTRRLKERSHEIADHIPGGMATVTTGWPADDRMSINVNAMGNDLAGMVNIEDNQVVFEIALPMALSFVEPIIAGAIRQQGQKMLEAPSED from the coding sequence ATGCGCGTCGCTATTCCTCACGATCTGCCACAGGCAGAGGTCACGCGCCGCCTGAAAGAGCGCAGTCATGAAATCGCCGATCATATTCCGGGGGGCATGGCCACGGTAACAACCGGTTGGCCTGCCGATGACCGGATGAGCATTAATGTGAATGCGATGGGCAATGATCTGGCCGGTATGGTCAATATTGAAGACAATCAAGTCGTGTTCGAAATTGCGTTGCCTATGGCGCTCAGCTTTGTCGAGCCGATCATTGCCGGGGCGATCCGCCAGCAGGGGCAAAAAATGCTAGAAGCTCCTTCGGAAGACTAA
- a CDS encoding DUF389 domain-containing protein → MASQSPTPSPPPTPILNKKNDLQFARVILSFRKWWRDDVVGTVDQHAVIEKRRAECVMSARYMFMTAMSGGIAILGLLLSSPAVVIGAMLLSPLMDPIMGLGFALAIGDYKWLRRSAISLAWGSLMAIGLCSLVVFLSPIQDITSEIASRTRPNLFDLLVAVFSALAGAYAMIRGREGTIVGVAIATALMPPLAVVGFGLATFNWTVFSGALLLYVTNLMAIALIAALMARIYGFRTALSEKQSQFQNIAIIVVFIALAVPLGLSLRQIAWEANAARQVRGELVENFGSAARLSQPEINFDGEPLQVSAFVWTTQLKPDAETKAEANLTRDLGRKVDIDLKQFLVRDEQSAEQAQLTSAKEQEEAAASQRADALAARLALMAGVEESEVMVDRQRRRAMVKAVELEGAPLATYFDLEQRIAATEPDWRVELIPPAKALPTIAFDDGEPTEAGMRALALIAWSSGRVGAPVVLSGPAAAVELAQKELAAAGVQLFATETGRGPNVTAKWGSVER, encoded by the coding sequence ATGGCGAGCCAGTCACCGACCCCGTCACCGCCACCGACACCGATCCTAAATAAGAAGAATGATCTGCAATTCGCGCGCGTTATATTGAGCTTCCGCAAATGGTGGCGCGATGATGTGGTGGGCACGGTTGACCAACACGCGGTGATCGAAAAGCGCCGCGCAGAATGCGTCATGTCGGCGCGTTATATGTTCATGACGGCGATGTCGGGCGGAATTGCGATCCTTGGCTTGCTGCTGTCCTCGCCGGCGGTTGTTATCGGGGCGATGCTTCTATCGCCGCTGATGGACCCGATTATGGGCTTGGGCTTCGCGCTGGCTATTGGTGATTACAAATGGCTTCGGCGTTCGGCCATATCGCTCGCATGGGGATCGTTGATGGCGATCGGGCTTTGCTCGCTGGTCGTTTTCCTGTCGCCGATTCAGGATATCACTTCCGAGATTGCGTCGCGAACGCGGCCCAATCTGTTCGACTTGCTGGTCGCGGTATTCTCGGCTCTTGCGGGTGCCTATGCCATGATCCGCGGGCGTGAAGGCACGATTGTCGGCGTTGCGATTGCGACGGCATTGATGCCGCCGTTGGCGGTGGTCGGCTTCGGTTTGGCAACCTTCAACTGGACGGTATTTTCGGGTGCGTTGCTGCTTTATGTGACAAACCTGATGGCAATCGCGCTGATCGCGGCATTGATGGCGCGCATTTACGGATTTCGAACTGCCTTGTCAGAGAAACAGTCGCAGTTTCAGAATATCGCAATTATTGTCGTCTTTATTGCATTGGCAGTGCCGCTTGGCCTGTCACTGCGCCAGATTGCGTGGGAGGCCAATGCAGCACGCCAAGTGCGCGGCGAGTTGGTAGAAAACTTTGGATCGGCGGCACGATTGTCGCAGCCGGAAATTAATTTTGATGGCGAGCCGCTTCAAGTTTCGGCCTTTGTCTGGACGACGCAGCTTAAACCCGATGCGGAAACAAAAGCGGAAGCAAACCTGACACGTGATCTGGGGCGCAAGGTTGATATTGATCTCAAACAATTCCTTGTTCGCGATGAGCAAAGCGCAGAGCAGGCCCAGCTGACCTCGGCGAAAGAACAAGAAGAGGCCGCAGCCTCGCAGCGTGCGGACGCTTTGGCGGCCCGTTTGGCATTGATGGCGGGCGTTGAGGAAAGCGAAGTGATGGTCGACCGTCAGCGTCGCCGCGCGATGGTAAAAGCGGTTGAACTCGAAGGAGCGCCTCTGGCAACGTATTTCGACCTGGAACAGCGCATCGCGGCGACAGAACCCGACTGGCGGGTTGAATTGATCCCTCCAGCAAAAGCGTTGCCGACCATCGCGTTCGATGATGGCGAACCGACCGAAGCTGGTATGCGAGCACTTGCGCTGATTGCATGGTCATCGGGTCGGGTCGGGGCGCCGGTGGTTCTCTCAGGTCCTGCAGCTGCAGTGGAACTGGCCCAGAAAGAGCTCGCCGCAGCAGGTGTTCAGCTTTTCGCGACCGAGACCGGACGTGGCCCGAACGTCACCGCGAAATGGGGCAGCGTGGAGCGGTAG
- a CDS encoding class I mannose-6-phosphate isomerase: protein MSAGGLLPTKMVEKVWGRTSLPAPFAARNGRRIGEIWFDPAPPCEGLLAKYLFTSEKLSVQVHPSDADAPEGTRGKEECWLVLDADEEAMLAIGFKELTDAETMRAAALDGSIEHMLDWRPAKRGDFVYLPAGTVHAIGPGLSLVEIQQNSDITYRLFDYGRPRDLHLDDALAVAQGAPHDPALRRSIDLEQSTGLVDGPHFRLDYVVGAPTDDLLARYEGASLVMPIEGVVEGEDATIAAGECGIVCMLASAQFSDQGSALIAQSLT from the coding sequence GTGAGCGCAGGCGGCCTTTTGCCGACCAAAATGGTCGAGAAGGTATGGGGCCGCACCAGCCTGCCCGCGCCTTTCGCTGCGCGCAATGGCAGGCGCATAGGTGAAATCTGGTTTGATCCCGCGCCACCATGCGAAGGGCTGCTCGCGAAATATCTGTTCACCAGCGAAAAATTGTCGGTGCAGGTCCATCCCTCCGATGCCGACGCGCCCGAAGGAACGCGCGGTAAGGAGGAATGCTGGCTGGTACTTGATGCCGATGAAGAGGCGATGCTCGCCATCGGTTTCAAAGAACTGACTGATGCAGAGACAATGCGCGCCGCTGCGCTTGATGGATCAATTGAGCATATGCTTGATTGGCGCCCGGCAAAACGCGGTGATTTCGTTTATCTGCCAGCCGGGACCGTACACGCGATTGGTCCGGGATTAAGCCTGGTCGAAATCCAACAGAACAGCGATATCACATACCGCTTGTTCGATTATGGTCGCCCGCGCGATCTACATTTGGATGATGCATTAGCGGTTGCGCAGGGCGCTCCGCATGATCCGGCTTTGCGCAGATCAATAGACTTGGAACAGTCAACGGGTCTGGTCGATGGCCCGCATTTCCGTCTCGACTATGTTGTTGGCGCACCAACCGACGATCTGCTCGCCAGATATGAAGGTGCGTCGCTGGTAATGCCAATTGAAGGCGTTGTGGAAGGAGAGGACGCCACCATCGCCGCTGGGGAATGCGGGATCGTATGCATGCTTGCTTCGGCACAGTTTTCGGACCAAGGCTCGGCATTGATCGCCCAATCCCTGACGTAG
- a CDS encoding toxic anion resistance protein, producing MSAPETNNSTNTATKTATDLGLELTAPDPVPEVKPANAAGLVPVSEEVQSKLATKVDSFVADLIEADANSPEFGKKVDQLTNMGRKEIAAAAGMSNRFLDRPIRAMDKDEGVGANLQELRNVVEDLDPGKRGKLTGTRKIFGIIPWGNKLTNYFRSYQSAQTHIQEILSKLGNGKDELLMDNAAIDVERQKLWEAMGDLEQMIHISKTLDAKLEEKAVELDSTDPTKAKAVRETALFYVRQRTQDLLTQMAVSVQGYLALDLVKKNNVELVKGVDRASTTTVGALRTAVTVSEAMTNQRLVLGQITALNETTAGIIDSTSTLLREQTGQIHEQAAASTIPLETLQRAFQNIYDTMDEVDTFKVRALDSMKQTVETLSSEVEKSKGYIARAEGQNKASQQVSESNLLTVED from the coding sequence ATGAGCGCACCCGAGACCAACAATTCGACTAACACCGCGACAAAAACTGCCACCGACTTGGGTCTGGAGCTGACCGCCCCGGATCCGGTGCCAGAGGTAAAGCCAGCCAATGCCGCCGGTCTGGTTCCAGTTTCCGAAGAAGTGCAATCGAAGCTCGCAACGAAAGTCGACTCCTTTGTAGCCGACCTGATCGAAGCCGATGCCAATTCGCCCGAATTCGGCAAGAAGGTCGATCAGCTAACCAATATGGGGCGCAAAGAAATTGCCGCTGCGGCGGGCATGTCCAACCGTTTCCTCGACCGTCCGATTCGCGCGATGGACAAGGATGAAGGTGTCGGCGCGAACCTTCAGGAATTACGCAATGTTGTGGAAGACCTCGACCCGGGGAAACGCGGCAAGCTGACCGGAACACGCAAGATTTTCGGGATTATCCCATGGGGCAACAAGCTCACCAATTATTTCCGCAGCTACCAAAGCGCGCAGACCCACATTCAGGAAATCCTGTCCAAGCTCGGTAACGGCAAGGACGAACTGCTGATGGATAATGCCGCAATCGATGTCGAACGACAGAAATTGTGGGAAGCGATGGGTGATCTGGAGCAGATGATTCATATCTCCAAGACACTCGACGCGAAGCTGGAAGAGAAAGCGGTCGAACTGGACTCAACCGATCCGACGAAGGCCAAAGCGGTGCGAGAAACCGCCCTGTTCTATGTTCGCCAGCGAACGCAGGATCTGCTCACCCAGATGGCGGTGTCGGTCCAGGGTTATCTGGCGCTTGATCTGGTCAAGAAGAACAATGTCGAGCTGGTCAAAGGCGTCGATCGCGCCAGCACCACCACCGTAGGCGCGCTGCGCACAGCGGTTACCGTATCCGAGGCGATGACCAATCAGCGGCTGGTTCTGGGACAGATTACTGCGCTCAACGAAACCACGGCTGGTATCATTGACAGCACATCGACGCTGCTCCGTGAGCAAACGGGGCAAATTCACGAGCAAGCTGCGGCCAGCACGATCCCGCTGGAAACGCTGCAACGCGCCTTCCAGAACATCTATGACACGATGGACGAAGTCGACACATTCAAAGTCCGCGCACTGGATTCGATGAAACAGACCGTCGAAACGCTCTCCAGCGAAGTCGAGAAGTCGAAAGGCTACATCGCCCGCGCTGAAGGCCAGAACAAAGCCTCACAGCAAGTCTCTGAGTCGAATTTGCTGACCGTCGAGGACTGA
- a CDS encoding fatty acyl-AMP ligase, with translation MTDAGAAPRAPTPNDCPLPRRRSDFSTFTEAVDYAARSEKGLNFHDMRAELDRVYPYSEMREDALMAARRLLASGFGKGDRVALIAETCPEFAALFCGAVYIGAWPVPLPLPTGFGGKESYVDQLAVQLASSDPKALIYPAEIAEMGAAAAERQGCEGIAWEDFATRDAPEAEMPVIDPDDICYLQYSSGSTRFPTGVAVTHRALLDNLAGHAISMDFRENDRVVSWLPWYHDMGLVGCFLSVIANQASIDYIKTEHFARRPLAWLTLISRNEGNTLSYSPTFGYDICARRISSQSNVADRFDLSRWRTAGNGADMIRPDVMQNFVNAFADAGFKANAFTPSYGLAEATLAVTVMPPREGIRVELVEEERLSGTRGDLSRPARYRAIVNCGKAIPGMEMEIRGEDGSARGDHQIGKVWCRGTSVMHSYFRNEEATNECLVDGWLDTGDMGYMADDYLFIVGRAKDMIIINGKNHWPQDIEWAVEQLPGFNHGDIAAFSVETDNGEEAPAVLVHCRVIDPEERAKLHEVIRDKVRSITGMNCVVELVPPRTLPRTSSGKLSRAKAKKLYLSGEIQPFEILEAA, from the coding sequence ATGACCGACGCAGGAGCGGCGCCAAGAGCGCCTACACCGAATGATTGCCCACTACCGCGCCGGAGGTCCGATTTTTCGACCTTCACCGAGGCGGTGGATTACGCCGCACGGAGCGAAAAAGGGCTGAATTTCCACGATATGCGCGCCGAATTGGACCGCGTGTATCCCTATTCCGAAATGCGCGAAGATGCGCTGATGGCTGCGCGCCGTCTGCTCGCTTCGGGTTTCGGCAAGGGTGACCGGGTGGCACTGATCGCTGAGACGTGCCCTGAATTTGCCGCATTATTCTGCGGCGCTGTCTATATCGGCGCATGGCCGGTTCCACTTCCTCTACCAACGGGGTTTGGCGGTAAGGAAAGCTATGTCGACCAACTAGCAGTCCAGCTCGCCAGTAGCGATCCGAAAGCGCTCATCTATCCCGCTGAAATTGCCGAGATGGGCGCAGCAGCAGCTGAACGGCAGGGCTGCGAGGGCATCGCTTGGGAGGATTTCGCGACCCGCGACGCGCCCGAAGCAGAAATGCCGGTGATCGATCCGGATGATATTTGCTATCTGCAATATTCGAGCGGCTCGACGCGTTTTCCGACCGGCGTTGCGGTTACGCACCGTGCATTGCTCGACAATCTCGCAGGTCATGCGATTTCGATGGATTTTCGTGAGAACGACCGCGTGGTCAGCTGGCTGCCGTGGTATCACGATATGGGCCTTGTCGGGTGCTTCCTGTCGGTGATCGCAAACCAGGCGTCGATCGATTACATCAAGACAGAGCATTTCGCGCGGCGTCCGCTGGCTTGGCTGACGCTGATCAGCCGCAATGAAGGCAATACGCTCAGCTATTCACCGACATTCGGTTACGATATTTGCGCGCGCCGTATTTCCAGCCAGAGCAATGTCGCGGACCGCTTCGACCTGTCGCGCTGGCGCACTGCTGGTAACGGCGCAGATATGATCCGGCCCGACGTTATGCAGAACTTCGTCAACGCCTTTGCCGATGCGGGATTCAAGGCCAACGCTTTCACTCCTAGCTATGGTCTGGCCGAAGCAACGCTTGCGGTCACAGTTATGCCGCCGCGCGAAGGGATTCGTGTCGAGCTGGTCGAGGAAGAACGCCTGTCGGGCACACGCGGCGATCTGTCCCGCCCTGCCCGCTACCGCGCCATCGTCAATTGCGGAAAAGCCATTCCGGGCATGGAAATGGAAATTCGCGGCGAAGATGGCAGCGCAAGAGGCGATCACCAAATCGGCAAAGTCTGGTGCCGCGGAACCAGTGTTATGCACTCATATTTTCGCAATGAAGAAGCGACCAATGAGTGCCTCGTCGATGGGTGGCTGGATACCGGCGATATGGGCTACATGGCAGACGACTATCTGTTCATCGTCGGCCGCGCGAAGGACATGATTATCATCAACGGCAAGAACCACTGGCCGCAAGATATCGAATGGGCAGTCGAGCAATTGCCCGGCTTCAATCATGGCGATATCGCCGCGTTCAGCGTGGAAACCGACAATGGCGAGGAAGCCCCCGCCGTACTGGTCCATTGCCGCGTGATAGACCCCGAAGAACGCGCAAAACTGCACGAAGTCATCCGCGACAAGGTCCGCTCGATCACCGGCATGAATTGCGTTGTCGAATTGGTCCCGCCGCGCACATTGCCGCGCACCAGCTCAGGCAAACTGTCTCGCGCCAAGGCGAAGAAGCTCTATCTAAGCGGTGAAATCCAACCGTTCGAGATTCTGGAAGCGGCTTAA
- a CDS encoding NADH:ubiquinone oxidoreductase subunit NDUFA12 produces the protein MAFLGKIFTWWNGATIGTLLNSWRTGEKVGTDAQGNTYYRAKKTKEGARERRWVIYDGPNDASRIPAEWHGWMHGSGDDVPESNLPPAKIWEVDYTPNATGTADAYRPAGALERGGKRAKATGDYEAWAPDS, from the coding sequence ATGGCTTTTCTCGGTAAGATTTTCACGTGGTGGAACGGTGCGACAATCGGCACGCTGCTGAATAGCTGGCGCACGGGTGAGAAAGTCGGCACCGATGCGCAGGGCAACACGTATTACCGTGCGAAGAAAACCAAGGAAGGCGCGCGTGAACGCCGCTGGGTTATCTATGATGGGCCGAATGATGCCAGCCGGATTCCGGCGGAATGGCATGGGTGGATGCACGGGTCGGGTGACGATGTTCCCGAAAGCAACCTTCCGCCTGCGAAAATCTGGGAAGTGGATTACACGCCTAATGCAACGGGTACTGCGGACGCTTATCGCCCCGCTGGCGCGTTGGAGCGCGGCGGCAAGCGCGCCAAAGCCACCGGTGATTACGAAGCGTGGGCTCCGGACAGCTGA
- a CDS encoding DUF2155 domain-containing protein, which yields MMKPALALVSALALASCGDSAQIAPAAEETEVPEELQGGAVEAPADGTEQIGTPMAERVATIGVLNKRNNVSRDLEMKPGEARRLGDLIVRLSACERTPPWEMPRQTGAFVQVLVENREDEDSWLRIFSGWLFKESPSLNVVEHPIYDVWVKDCAMSFPGGNDPAPSPPEPAAPAAEPETNEA from the coding sequence ATGATGAAGCCGGCTCTTGCTTTGGTTTCGGCGCTGGCGCTGGCGTCCTGCGGCGATAGTGCACAAATTGCGCCAGCGGCCGAAGAGACCGAGGTTCCCGAAGAATTGCAGGGCGGTGCCGTCGAGGCACCTGCTGATGGCACCGAGCAAATCGGCACGCCAATGGCAGAGCGCGTTGCGACGATTGGCGTTCTCAACAAGCGCAATAATGTGTCGCGAGATCTGGAAATGAAGCCCGGCGAAGCGCGGCGCTTGGGCGATTTAATCGTACGTTTGTCCGCCTGTGAACGCACTCCGCCATGGGAAATGCCGCGCCAGACCGGCGCTTTTGTGCAAGTGCTGGTAGAGAATAGAGAAGACGAGGATAGCTGGCTGAGAATATTCTCTGGCTGGTTGTTCAAAGAGTCGCCCTCCCTCAATGTGGTAGAGCATCCGATCTATGATGTCTGGGTCAAAGATTGCGCGATGAGCTTCCCGGGTGGCAATGATCCCGCGCCTTCCCCGCCAGAGCCGGCTGCACCAGCGGCAGAGCCTGAAACCAACGAAGCATAA
- a CDS encoding regulatory protein RecX codes for MRDNRQPRKREKRPPKPLDSARLQELALAYVARYSTSSHKLEAYLSRKLRQKGWDDEGEPDVKAISARYVELGYIDDAAYAKMKAGGLLNRGYGARRVSQALYAAGIDEHIREDVAPDEFTKREAVQTMARKRRFGPYFAPKFEGDALERDRREKQIAALLRAGHGFDMVRAVMSAKDAGAVDEWVAEAREEEF; via the coding sequence ATGCGCGACAATAGGCAGCCAAGAAAGCGGGAAAAACGACCGCCCAAACCGCTCGATTCCGCGCGTTTGCAGGAATTGGCGCTGGCTTATGTGGCGCGATATTCCACAAGCTCACATAAGCTGGAAGCCTATCTGAGCCGTAAATTGCGCCAAAAGGGCTGGGATGATGAGGGCGAGCCCGACGTAAAAGCTATAAGCGCGCGCTATGTTGAGCTCGGTTACATTGACGATGCGGCCTACGCGAAGATGAAAGCGGGCGGGCTGCTCAATCGCGGATATGGCGCGAGGCGGGTGTCGCAAGCGCTTTATGCTGCTGGGATTGATGAGCACATTCGCGAAGATGTCGCGCCGGACGAGTTCACAAAGCGCGAAGCGGTGCAGACTATGGCGAGAAAGCGGCGCTTTGGCCCGTATTTCGCACCAAAATTTGAAGGCGATGCGCTGGAACGTGACCGGCGTGAGAAACAGATTGCCGCGTTACTGCGCGCTGGCCATGGATTTGATATGGTACGTGCGGTAATGAGTGCGAAAGATGCCGGAGCCGTCGATGAGTGGGTGGCCGAAGCGCGCGAAGAGGAGTTTTAG
- a CDS encoding DUF2721 domain-containing protein, whose product MIAETIQVSLTPVFVLVAIASILNFLTTRLGRVVDRSRLLQQQHGETEGMEHDELVCEMRSLARRIELVNRAMLMLVLSGLTIGSTVIILFFGGLTDSNVEHVAAGAFILSITLMLVGLIMFLLETREASASLRIPETYLELDRKI is encoded by the coding sequence ATGATCGCGGAAACCATTCAAGTGTCGCTGACACCCGTTTTCGTGCTGGTCGCCATCGCCAGTATTCTCAATTTCCTGACAACGCGGCTGGGCCGTGTGGTCGACCGTTCGCGGCTGCTTCAACAGCAGCATGGCGAGACCGAGGGGATGGAACATGATGAGCTGGTATGCGAAATGCGGTCATTGGCGCGGCGGATTGAACTGGTGAACAGAGCGATGCTGATGCTGGTCCTGAGCGGCCTCACGATTGGATCGACCGTTATCATCCTGTTTTTCGGCGGCCTAACCGATAGCAATGTGGAACATGTCGCGGCGGGCGCATTTATCCTGTCGATCACGCTGATGCTGGTCGGATTGATAATGTTCTTGCTGGAAACCCGTGAAGCATCTGCCTCACTGAGAATACCTGAAACCTATCTCGAACTCGACCGGAAGATTTAG
- a CDS encoding DUF192 domain-containing protein — MLLRTLMIVAALGLAACTPQTATAPAVAEPVAKFHPASGLEVVPLTVTSGDTVHNFQVEIARTGNDQALGLMHRTDLGPNEGMIFPRSPARPASFWMKNTVIPLDIIFVGTDGRILNIGANAVPLSLDPVVSIGPAALVFEIPGGRAAELGIKAGDLVEWEQ; from the coding sequence ATGCTGCTGCGGACTCTGATGATTGTTGCTGCACTTGGTCTTGCAGCCTGCACGCCGCAGACGGCAACAGCGCCGGCAGTGGCGGAGCCGGTCGCCAAATTTCATCCCGCCTCTGGTTTGGAAGTCGTTCCGCTGACGGTGACAAGCGGAGACACAGTCCATAATTTCCAGGTCGAAATTGCGCGGACAGGAAATGATCAGGCGCTGGGCTTGATGCATCGTACCGATCTTGGTCCCAATGAAGGGATGATTTTTCCGCGCAGTCCAGCCCGCCCGGCGAGCTTCTGGATGAAGAACACGGTTATTCCGCTGGACATAATCTTCGTTGGCACGGATGGCCGGATATTGAACATCGGCGCGAATGCGGTTCCGCTTTCGCTTGATCCGGTAGTGTCGATCGGTCCGGCTGCGCTCGTGTTTGAAATACCTGGTGGCCGCGCGGCTGAGCTGGGCATCAAAGCGGGCGATCTGGTTGAATGGGAACAATAG
- a CDS encoding alanine/glycine:cation symporter family protein — protein MAATETGSKSVLDHIVNVSDFIWGGTWNGAEVIPFPPMVVVLLGIGLWIMVGLRFYPILKLGSAFAGLFKGRKGSGAGEISPFAALSTALSGQVGTGNLAGVAFAIAWGGPGAVFWMWVTALIGMALAFAEGSLAIRYREKTSDGVYRGGPMSYIMMGLGPKYTWLAIIFCIGTLFSALVTGNSIQSNEVATGLNELFGIERWVGGLVVALAVFVVIIGGIKSIGNVAEKVVPFMAAAYIVLAIIALILNASDLPETFGLIFYGAFNPQAAEGGFVGALVIIAIRAGVARGLFSNEAGQGSTPIAHAVAQTNDPEQQGRMAMLGTFIDTMVICTMTALVILTVQGDFQGGGEAVRHVWQSDLSTVETAGVATTIAAYAAAFPMEIATIPLGTLVVSVALILFVFTTLLTWSYYGERAITFIYDRVPGSTRGGEKVLHIGWRVIWCVAIFVGATQPSQLVWRLGDISNAAMALPNLLALALLSGVVFKLARGEKDAGEDHHADTPEEPDEY, from the coding sequence TCCGATTTTATTTGGGGTGGCACATGGAATGGCGCGGAAGTCATTCCTTTTCCGCCGATGGTGGTTGTGTTGCTAGGCATCGGCCTGTGGATCATGGTCGGCCTTCGTTTCTATCCGATCCTGAAACTGGGCAGCGCTTTCGCCGGTCTATTCAAGGGCCGCAAGGGTTCTGGTGCAGGTGAGATTTCGCCGTTTGCGGCTTTGTCGACTGCGCTGTCGGGTCAGGTGGGCACGGGCAACCTTGCCGGCGTGGCATTTGCAATTGCTTGGGGTGGGCCCGGCGCCGTATTTTGGATGTGGGTGACCGCACTGATCGGCATGGCACTCGCCTTTGCCGAGGGTTCGCTGGCAATCCGATACCGTGAAAAGACATCGGACGGCGTCTATCGCGGCGGCCCCATGAGCTACATCATGATGGGCCTTGGTCCGAAATATACGTGGCTTGCGATCATCTTCTGTATTGGTACGCTTTTCTCGGCGCTGGTCACGGGTAACTCCATCCAGTCAAATGAAGTCGCGACCGGCCTGAATGAATTGTTCGGCATCGAACGTTGGGTTGGGGGATTGGTCGTCGCTTTGGCCGTGTTCGTTGTGATCATCGGCGGGATCAAGTCGATCGGGAACGTGGCTGAAAAAGTTGTCCCCTTTATGGCTGCGGCGTACATCGTACTCGCGATCATCGCGTTGATTCTGAATGCGAGCGATTTGCCCGAAACGTTCGGACTAATTTTTTATGGCGCCTTCAACCCGCAAGCTGCCGAAGGGGGTTTTGTCGGAGCGTTGGTTATCATCGCAATCCGTGCCGGTGTAGCGCGCGGCCTGTTCTCCAACGAGGCGGGGCAGGGTTCGACACCGATCGCACACGCGGTCGCCCAGACGAATGATCCAGAGCAGCAAGGCCGTATGGCGATGCTCGGAACGTTTATCGATACGATGGTGATCTGCACTATGACTGCTTTGGTTATCCTGACCGTTCAGGGCGATTTCCAAGGCGGCGGCGAAGCTGTACGTCATGTTTGGCAATCCGATCTCAGCACCGTCGAGACCGCTGGTGTCGCAACTACTATCGCTGCCTATGCCGCCGCGTTTCCCATGGAAATCGCGACGATCCCGCTGGGCACACTGGTTGTCAGTGTCGCACTTATCCTGTTTGTGTTCACAACCTTGCTGACGTGGTCTTACTACGGCGAGCGGGCGATCACTTTCATCTATGATCGCGTACCGGGATCGACGCGTGGCGGTGAGAAGGTTTTGCACATTGGCTGGCGGGTTATCTGGTGCGTGGCAATTTTCGTTGGCGCAACGCAACCTTCGCAATTGGTGTGGCGCCTTGGCGATATTTCCAATGCGGCGATGGCGCTGCCTAACCTTTTGGCTCTCGCGCTACTTTCAGGCGTGGTATTCAAACTTGCCCGGGGGGAGAAAGACGCTGGTGAAGACCACCACGCTGACACTCCAGAAGAACCCGACGAATATTGA
- the aat gene encoding leucyl/phenylalanyl-tRNA--protein transferase, producing MHAPAPPLIPSEMLLLAYRSGIFPMADSRDDPEIFWVEPRERAVFPLETFSMSKSLRKAVRQDRFRVTCDIAFPDVVESCAQPRPDHPESWISHRIAASYAALHDVGRAHSVECWQDGELVGGLYGVSFDQVFCGESMFSRADNASKVALVWLVAMLRHARFKVLDCQFMTDHLASLGAVAMAQADYLTMIEGARGNAAMTLPEAYASLVSGSAAGAAGSGGEGAGSLPPGKLIAQSLTQTS from the coding sequence ATGCACGCCCCTGCCCCGCCCTTAATCCCTTCAGAGATGCTGCTGCTTGCCTATCGCAGCGGCATTTTCCCGATGGCCGATAGCCGCGATGATCCGGAGATATTCTGGGTCGAACCGCGCGAACGGGCGGTGTTCCCGCTTGAAACATTCAGCATGAGCAAATCGCTGCGCAAAGCGGTGCGTCAAGACCGTTTTCGTGTCACCTGCGACATTGCCTTTCCCGATGTGGTGGAGTCCTGCGCCCAGCCCCGCCCCGATCATCCCGAAAGCTGGATCAGCCACCGGATTGCCGCCAGTTACGCTGCGCTGCACGATGTCGGGCGCGCCCATTCGGTGGAGTGCTGGCAAGATGGCGAGTTGGTCGGCGGGCTTTACGGCGTGAGCTTTGACCAGGTCTTTTGCGGCGAAAGCATGTTCAGCCGCGCCGACAACGCGTCCAAAGTCGCGTTGGTATGGCTGGTCGCAATGCTCAGGCATGCGCGTTTCAAAGTGCTCGATTGCCAGTTTATGACGGATCACCTCGCCTCGCTGGGCGCAGTGGCGATGGCCCAAGCGGATTATCTCACAATGATCGAAGGCGCGCGGGGTAATGCAGCGATGACACTGCCCGAAGCTTATGCTTCGTTGGTTTCAGGCTCTGCCGCTGGTGCAGCCGGCTCTGGCGGGGAAGGCGCGGGATCATTGCCACCCGGGAAGCTCATCGCGCAATCTTTGACCCAGACATCATAG